aaactatgagatcatgaccagagacaaaatcgagagtcagaagcttaactggctgagccacccaggcaccaccctcccccccacaaaagcacttttcaattgttttttaGTGCCAAGTCACACCTGCAGGTGAAGAACCTAGTTACCAGTAATAAATTGCACAGAAGTTTCCCAAATGACCAGACTACTATGTCTTTTTATAAAAGGACATTATTTGTACTAGCTGAAATTTTGCAGCAGAATACTTGCTGTGCTGCCTTCTCCATGTGTGTTTCCCCCTTccgacccctccccccctccttcaTTGATACTTGAGAAAAGAGCTGAGGGAAGAAGGTTTGACCATACGGTGCCAGTAATGAGTATGATAACTGCCACCCACCCCTTGAATGTTTAGTGTGGACTGTGCTTTAtgtgaattttccaatttgaTCTCACTGCTACCCAGTGGGGGTTATGATACttcttctcttgtcttttctcAAACATTCCAGCTGTGTGGTTTCAGCATTGAATGAATTCACTATTCATCAGAGCTCTGTTTGATGTGAGTTATGAAGGGATGGTAACTGCTGACCCAGCATGTCTGTGAGGGATCATAGTGCCCTGGAGACTCTTGGAATACTTCCCACAAGTAACATGTGGTTGGTTGGTGTTGTTTTGAAGGATTAGACAATACAGATGCCCATGAAGTAAACTGGAAAAatgtccccctcccttcccctcccatgcCCCATCCTTCATTCCACTCTTCTCCCCAAGATACTTACCATGATAGTTTAGTGTATATTCTTCCAGCCCTTTGTTTTTGCTTAAACACATTCAAATGTCCTGAGAGCTGTTTCAAAGGGGCTTTTATTCCCAAGAACACGCTCCTCAGCTGATCTGCCCTAAACTAACCTTTCTTTTCAGCTGGGCATGTTCCTGTTTGGACCTTGACTGAGGAACTTAATCAGAAACAGGCTTGTTTGCTTCTAAACTTGAACGCTTCTGGCAATAGCATAGTGTTTGTATCCCCTGTTCACCCCTTGAGTTCTCCTATTCCCCAGGGATAATCTGTAGGAGCAAGAAAGGTGTAAGATTAGTAGCTCTGTGAAATGTGTTAGATTGTTCAAAATCTAACAGATGAGGTCAGTTTATTGGTTCCTAAAGTAAGTTCCTCACAAGCTCTTGGTTGGAGGGTCAACTAATGGCGGACCCTTGAGAGAGAGTAAGTATGAGTGCCTTTACTTGTCTTTAAGTAGTGGATATATATGTGgctaaaaaaatgtatgtaaattgaatgaaaataataggACTTGTGAAtccttttaatttatataatcacCAATTACTCTAAGTTTAGACTTGCTTGGGTTGGGTgttcttgtgttttgttgttatagaaacagactttttcttttaatgtttgtttattctgagagagagcacacatatgAGAGCAcacgagggacagagagagagggagagagaatcccaagcaggctctgatgctgggggtgggggtagggggggtagtttcatctcaggaactgtgagatcatgacctgagccgaaagcaagagtcggatgcttagccgactgagccacccaggcgccaccagtTGGGCGTTTTTGAAACAAGGCTTTCATCAGTAGCCTTTGTGAGGCTTCCTACATATATAAATACCTTTCCTTCTTATTCTTGCCTTCGATGTCTCATCCTATAATGTTTCCTGGGAGATGGGCAGCCTGTTTCTGAGATTCTAaagacacacatagacacaccAGTGTGTATCATCACAGTGTGCTTAGGAATCTGAGGGAGTTGGGGCGGGGTGGGTGGTGTACATTGTGTCAGGAGCCTAGGGTATACTACAAGGGACAGGTTTTATGACCTCGTGGGAAAATGGCCTTCTGAGTATATGCTTTCTCTGGGGTCTGGGTACCAAGACATTATTTGTCCATCTAGGCTTTGACTTTATGGCAGAAACCACTATTGCAATGTGTTagattttgaaactattttctcacttcctctactttttttttttttaatgtttttatttatttttgagagagagggagagagagaacaagcaggggaggggcagagagagagagggagacacagaatccgaagcaggctccaggctccgagctgtcagcacagagcccgacgcggggcttgaactcacgagccacaagatccatgacctgagccgaagtcggacactcaaccgactgagccacccaggagtccctcacttcctctacttctttttttttttttttttttttaattttttttcaacgtttatttatttttgggacagagagagacagagcatgaacgggcgaggggcagagagagagggagacacagaatcggaaacaggctccaggctccgggccatcagcccagagcccgacgcggggctcgaactcacggaccgcgagatcgtgacctggctgaagccggacacttaaccgactgtgccacccaggcgcccccctctacTTCTTATATTTAGGCCTTCAAAGGCGTTTttctgttgtttggttttttttttatgtttattttgagagacagagtggagaaggggcagagagagagggagacacagaatctgaagcagactccaggagccgtcagcacagagcctaatgcggggcttaaactcacaaactgcaatatcatgacctgagccaaagttggccatttaactgactgaactaccctggagcccctggaaggttttttaaagtttgtcgCTTCGCATTCCTATAGTCAGATGAAGTCATTCTTTGGTACTAGAGTGGCAGTGCTATTGAGGGTAGCATATGGAAAAGGTGACCCATGGCCAGGAGTCAGAGGTCCCTGGGACCCAGGTTGCCTGAATTTTCTAGCTAGGTCTCTACTTCCCCATCACATGGGGTTTTGATTTCATTAATGATCTctgtaaagagaaagaagaaggttGCTTTTAGCAACCATTATTTCCTGGTCTAAACCAGACACTACTTCTGAACCAAAAACTATGATACCAGGTCAGAACATTTGTACGTGGTACTGTTATGAGTGATACTGTTTACTTCATGTTCTTGAAGCTACTCTGTGTAGGTTATCTGACATGCCAGATCGGTTTTGCTTGGCAGTTCCTGACACCGTCATCTTCGCCAACTCTGGTTATCTCTTACTAGCTCTGGAGCTGTTTCCCAGAAAGGGATGTACGGAACCATCTTCTCATCTGTTTGACCCCTGTGTCCAGATAATGTGTCCTTACAAAGACAGGTGGCTCGTTTCTGAGTTGCCATCCTACACATCATGGGGACTACGAGAGGAAACAAGCAGTGGGAAACAGCCATTGCAAAGACATAGGAGATCTGGAATCCTGTTAGAGGAGAACCCACTTTACTCTGGCGCTTGCCCAGCTGGCCTGCTTCACACTGTGCCTGGGAGCAGACCACCCGCAGCCTCTGAAGAGGGCAGAAGTATATTCTTTGCTCCTTCTTACTCATTCGGATTAGAAGTCAAGTCAGCCAGATGCCAGGCCACTTGGTTCAGTATTCCTGGCACTGAGGATTCATGTGACACGATGCAGAGAGGCAGACATTGCGTGGTGTGtgcagaagggaggaagaagggttCTCTTCACCCAGCAGGCAGTGGGCCTCCATGGCTACAGGGGGAAAGTGGGATTGGCCATGGTTCTGAGACGAGCACATGCTTTTACAAGCTTCGTCCACGAAGGGGCTCAATATAAATGGTGGGAGAGTGTTTCCAACCTGGGTTTTCTCTTGAACCTGAAGCTTAAGGATAATTGAGGGGACAGGGAATGAGTGTGTGTTTCATTCCTGTTTAAGAGGCATTTAGAGTCAGACAAACTCTAGTTTTAATCTAGGCACCACTCATTATCGGTTGTTTAATTATAGAAGAGTTACTTAGCTTTTCTGATTTTCAGATTCATCACCAGTAAATTGAATAtaaggtttttgtgaggattaaataagataatagagGTAAAATGCCTAGCACACTACCTGGCATTTGTTAGATGCCCAAATTAGTCTTCATCACTGCTAGCGTGTTCCCCTTCATTTACTGAACTTTTCcagtgtattcattcattcagcagaatATTGAGCACTTAACTATGTTCCAGACACAACTGAGGACATGGGCTAAAGGAAAACATGCTTGTCGCTTCTGGTCAGATGAGTGGTCCAGTAGACCGTCATTAAAGTTCAGCATAATAGAAACAGTGACGGTGGCATGCACACAGATGAGGCATCCTTTGCAAAGTGGAGAGTCCAGGAAGGCTCCCAGGAGAAGGGGATATTCGAGCTGATTACTTTTCAGTCtggtgaaaagaaggaaaaggctCCAGGGAGTGGCACTTGCAAAGCCATGAAGGTCTGAGATAGTGCAGTGCCCATGAGGAGCCACAAGTGGGGCATTTTTCAGGCATACCAGTGACATTTCCTTAGCCCTTTTCTCCAGTCACTTTGGTGTGTCTGTCGGGTTGCATTGGTAGGGCAAGACGTGAGGACTACGTGAGTTGGGACTATGAATCTGTTGAGTGTACACAACGCACATGTGTGTGGTCTTGTAAAGTCCACGGCAGGCTTTGATATTCCCTCGTGTCTACTTCTCTACCATAAGTGCACACTGTGTGATTGGCCCCGGCAGTATTTCCATAGTTCGGACTTGGTGGAGgtccattttctgtctccttagTATGAGGCTGCTGGCATCAAAATCTAGTTTTAGAACTTAGGCTCTTTTTAGCCCACTGCCATTTTGAATGTTGGCAGTAATGAGTTGTGGTTTTTGTACTCTCTCTCCTTGAGAAAGAATTCACATAGGTCAGCCTTTGCAGGAAAAAAGGGGGATGTCATGTGGCTTCTGCAGGCTTTCTGTTGTTAGACAACACCAACAGTTCCTATAGATGTAGATAGGAATAGTGGGTCTTCCTTGGCCATTAGTCTCTTATCAAAATACAAGGACCTCTCCCCGTTGAAGTTTGTGTTTTAGAAGTAACTTGAGCCAAAAAATTCTCTGCTAATTCTTTCCCTCTTGCCATTGCAAAAACACTTCCTTGGTAAGGATGCCAGGATTCCATTCAGAATTATCCCAGATGAATGACTTCTTATAGAagggtcttatttttttcccctttggatgCTGTCATTTGTGAAAATTGGAGATTATTTTGTGACTTTGATTTAGAAAGTAAGTGACCATGCTTAACAGACTGTTTGGAACTGAGAATTACTGGCTGGTTCAGAGGTTTTGCCTTAGAGGAAACATTGAATGAGGGAGTGTCTGAGACAGGCCCTCCCTCCCTGAGATCCAATCCCCAACTGATACCTGGGGTTTGATATAAGGAAAGCTCTCCTACTTCTTCCTCTATATTCTGCCCCCTGAACTCTCCTGTCCCACTGTGGCTGCTGGAAATGAGGTCACTTGAAGTAAAAATACCGTTGGTGTCCAGTTccattttgtttctactttttcccACCAACAGCTAGCATGGGATTTAAGTCCATATAGTTGGCAAGACGCTTGAAGAGATGAAATCACTGTCTCAGCTTCTGAGCAAACTGCAGAGGTCAGCCCGGGAATTCTCTGCTTATATCTCAACTTGTCACACTTAACTATAAAATGCAGGCCACGCCAGGGGTGACTGAACGTTGGTCAGGGACTCCTAGATGTAAAATCTGTTTCTCAAGTGACCTTTGGTCTTTCAGAATTGGTTGGTGAAGAGGAAGATATTGGCTGGTTTCTCTGCCACCCCCAGACTTGCCTTATTCCTTGCCACACTGGGGGTTAGGCGAGGGAAGGAAGCCACTCGGTGAAGTGGATGGTGACACACAGAGAGATGTATTTTGctttggagagagaggaaagatctCCCTGAGGGTGTGGGAACACGTGAGCAGACTCACTGGTGGAGTCTTAAAGTCCGTGTCCTTGATGAAGCCGGCTTTGATTGCATGAGGGTAGCAGGAAGACCACTGGAAGCACCCTAGGACTCTCGTGCTCTTCTCTCAGGGTTCTAAATGACAGCCACGGCCGGGTGCCCAGGAAGAACCGAAGGGGGGCTCTGTTGCCCGGTGTCTGTCCTTCTGGGACTGTGACGTTCCCTATGGCTTCTCTCCCCTTCAGGCTGACGGACTTCAAGGATGCAGCCGCTACTACTGGAGGTGTGTGGCACCTTTTCCGAGTTGGGCCATGAGGCCACGTGGCCATGATGTGGGCCCCTCATGGCCTCAGCAGGAACAGAGCACTACAGCATTGGCCTCCGCCAGAGAAACGGCTTCAAGCAGAGTGGCCCCTCAGGCACAGTGCCCGCCCCGCCACCGGAGAAACCCTCCGAGGGCAAAGCCTGGGCTCAGGCCCATCAGCAGGTGAAGCCAATCTGGAAACTGGAGAGGAAGCACGTGGGGACACTTTCAGCAGGGTTGGGCCCAGGCCTCTTGGGGGTCCCACCCCCGCCAGCATACTTCTTTTGCCCCAGCACTTTATGTAGCTCAGGGCGCACGGCCGTCATCGCAGGCCACAGCACCTCCTGTTACCTGCACACCCTCCCAGACCTGTTCGGCGGCACCCTCCTGTACCGCCGCTCCGGCTGCAGGCACAAACCGTACCAGCAACTGGAGTCTTTCTGCTTGCGCTCGAGCCTGCCCGGAAAAACaccattttctctccctcagaAGAGCCTCCCTGTCAGACTCACTGCCAACAAGGCCCCTTCTTACACAGTCTCCCCCATGGCTCAGCCCATGGCATCCTCATCTACAGATCCATACCTCTCACTGGGAGCGGCTGGGGAAAATCCTTCGGGGAAGAGCCTGGCCTCTGCCATCTCAGGGAAGATCCCCTCTccattctccccctcctccccctcctccccctcctccccctcctccccctccaagCCCACGCTGAATAACAACTCCTTCATGCGGCCAAATAGCACTAAAGTGCCTTTATCGCAGGCCACAGAGGGCCTGAAGCCAGTATCCTCACCCAAGATCCATCTTGTCTCCTGGCATCATTCGGGGGGTACTGGAGACTGTGCAGTGCAGCCTATTGAACACAAGGTCCCCAAGAGTACCCGCACTGTCCTAGATGATGCCCCTGCCTCTAGCACCCTGTCTGCCCCCAGCTCCTTAGACATGTCCACCACCAGTGTTGCCTCTCCCCAGTATAACCGGAGTAACTTAACCACAAGAGCAGAGCCACATCCCTGTGGCCTGGATGGTGACTTTGTTTCTCAGGCTCTGACTAAGGAGGTTCGGTTCACTGAGGCCGTGAGGAAGTTGACTGCAAGAGGCTTTGAGAAGAAGCCAAGGCAAGGCTGCCAGTTTGAACAGTCTTGTTTCATGAACTCCAGCTTGCAGTGCGATCTCCTCAACAAGAACAGGCTGTGGAAACCTCCCTCAGTAGGCCAGCAGTTCCCTCAGGAGGATGCTGGAGCAAACAGCAGGATCCTCCCTAGAGCCCGGGACACGTTGGAGTTGGACAGCACAGTCTTCTGTACCAAACGCATCAGCATTCACCTCCTTGCCTCACATGCCAATGCACTCAGCCACAGCCCTGCCTGTGGGTCTACGATCGACTCCCCACCACTGGGAGAAGACAAAACTCCCattctgccttctccctctcAACCCCTTGGCGTAGCTGATGTGGCCACCCGTCTCTCTTCCATCCATCTGGGCCAGCTTGGGACGGAGGGGCCTAAGGAAGCCAGGGAGCTGGACTCACCTGCTAGGGACATCGGGTAAGTTGGGGGACGTTTTTGATTGATTTAGAGCAGGAGAATGTATACACCATAATTTAATGACACTGACCTTATGTCTTTgaaggtggttttattttttggctgCCCTAGAATTTTGGTTTTCACTTTAgggcagaggttggcaaactagaCCAGTAGGTGGGCCAAATCTTGCCCACTgtctgcttttataaataaagctttattgaaacacagccttCCCCATTCATTAACTGCTGTGTATGGCTGCTTTCCTGTTACAATGGTAGGTTTGAGTAGTTGCAACAAACTGTATGGCCCACAAAACTGAAAAGATTTACTCTCTGGTCCTTTAGAGGAAGCGTTTGTTTTAGATTAAAACCAGGGAGAATAATACCAAACATCTTGTGTTGGAGCCTATGACTTTTCTACTTAATTCCAAACCAGATCAGGCTCTTTGCCATTCCTGGTAtgatagccattaaaaaaaattttttttaatgtttgtttatttctgagacagagagagacagagcatgagtggggagggacagagagagagggagacacagaatcagaaacaggctccaggctctgagctgtcagcacatagcctgatgtggggctcgaactcacaaaccgtgagatcatgacctgagctgaagtcagacgctcaaccaactgaaccatccacgCACCCCAATGCAGCCATTTTAGAGTTAGGGTATACACATGCTTGGCTTCTTCTCTTGTGCTTTGTTACCTCTCTGGAATCTTGGTCTACCAAGTCCTTGTTCTGAATTCCCAGAAGTCTAGCGACCTTTGAAGTCAGTCACCAGGCATTCGTTGATGGTGTTTTTGTATGCAGAATTGTGTACTTACGTGCTATGAGGGACTTCAGAGAAGATAGGAGACAGGGTAGCTCTCTACACCACAGGGGCTGTGGGCTTGAGGAACTGTGGCTAGACCTAAGCTCTGAGGGCAAGAGAAATGAGCAAGAGACAGCAGGTTGGTGAGTGGAGAGAAACACTGGGACATGATCAAGGAATGAGAATCTAACTGTGACCTGTCTTACTGACTGGGCTGGGGCATGATTCTTTCTTACAGTTCAGCTACACACCTCCAGGTAGACCTGGGTGAGGCTGAAGATCTAGAAGAAGAGCTGGTAGATGGTTTGGAAGACTGCTGCAGCCATGATGAGAATGAAGAAGAGGAGGGTAAAGGACCCTCTTACCTCCCACTAGGAAGTGGTCACCACCTCCAAGGGAAGGGGGCTGACAGCTGTATGCTGACTCCTTGACTCCCTTTATCACCTACAGTAATCATTTGCTTCGTGGGTCTAAGGGTGGTAGTGGCTTCTGGGGAATGGGTTTCCTAGCCCTCCCATCCCACCAGTCTTGCTTTCTCTGTGCTGCTGCCCAGCTCACAAAAGGCCGAGCAAGGCAGCAGGGTGGTGTTCGTGGCTCTGCGGGAAGGCTGAGCCAACATGTCCAAGGAAGAGCTGCCTAGGCTTGGTGAGTTTGTATAGCAGCCTCTCCTAGTGGaacttctctctttgcccccccccaGGAGACGCAGAGTGCTCCTCATTCAGTGCTGTCTCCACCAGCGAGTCGGTAGCAGTGATCTCTAGGTGAGTATTATGTTGATCATTGGCAGAGGCTCATTTGCTGTCTCTTTAAGATTATAAGGAGATTAATTACCTACGTCATTAATGGCCCCGTTAACTGTAACTCATTTTTACCAGAGTTTTACATTTGCGATTTTAGTTTTCAAACAAGGACCAGAAGCATATTGTATCATTTAGGCTTAAAAATAGTACCATGTTTCTTAGCCTACAGTTTGGTCTTAATTTCCAAGAAATTGTTCaagtaaaaaaatgatttcaagaaGTGCTTAGAAaattgggccacctgggtgtcttagtcaagtgtctgactcttgatttcagctcaggtcatgatctgatggtcgtgggatcaagccccaagtttggctcatggagcctgcttaagattctctttctccttctgcccctcccccacttgcacatgcacatgctctctttccccccccaaaaggaaaaaaatcttctagCTTAAATCTAGGTTATTTTATTGACTACCCTTGGTAGAGTCTGAGAAATATCCATGTCTAACCAGGGAACCAAAAAGTCAGTCTCTTCATGTAGGCTCTTCTTTTACAAAACAGGTTGTTGGAGGATGCTGCGTAACTGAGATGGGGAacccaggggaaggaaggaacgCAGGACTGTGAGGAAGTTATTATAAATGAGGGCAGTCACTCTGCTGAAGGTCTTTCAAGGACTTGCTGAAGGGTCACATATGCTGCCTTTCTGGGTAGAAAGTTAACACCTTCAACATAACCTTACTTGTTCCCCTCACCACTTACAACTTTGCCTTATTacattgttttattaaatattattaaaaaaatattataaagaaccCCCCTGCCCCAAagtactaatttcttttttttttttttttaatatttatttttgagagagacagagtgcgagagggggaggggcagagaaaaagggagacacaatccaaagcaggctctaggctctgtcaacacagagcccagtgcagggctcgaactcacgaaatggAAGATTGTGACCttagctaaagtcggacacttaactgatcgagccacccaggtgcccctagggtgtttttctttttaaaaataacttctggggcgcctgggtggctcagttggttaagcgtctgacttcgccttgggtcgtgatcttgcagttcaggagttcgagtcccgcatccggctctgcgctgacagttcagagcctggagcctgctccggattctatgtcttccgctctctctgcccctcccctgctcatgcagtctctctctctctcccaaaaataaacaaacattaaaaaaatttttttagaaaaataacttctACTGAAAATGTAAAAGGAACAAATACAAGTATTGAcagttggtgttttgtttttcgtGTAAAATCTCTgctaattttaatgaaaatcaagCCACGTGTCAAGGCTAACATATACCTACCATACAGAGCGCCCACACTCAGCTTGCTTTTGTCTGTGTCAGCTGTGCCTCAAATGAAGCAAAGAGGACAAGGAGCCTTCCATGCCTTGGTTGGTGCAGACGAGGCAGGCTGCAGCTCTGTGAGTGGGATGGTAGCAACGCCAGCACCAGTTTTGAAGCCCCAAACTAGCAAGGGGAGAGAACTGTTtggaaagagaagacacagaactAGAACTTTCTGTGAAGGTGGATAGAAATCCTGTCCTAGGTAACCCTGAGTCTAGTGTTACTCAAGCCTAACTGGTCCTCCttccagaaaaataaagccacatcTGGATGTTGACTTGAGGACCTCTGCTCTCCATAAGAGGAGGATAATTGACTTGGAGTCCCACCTTTTCCGTACTTAAGGGTGACCTGGGTTTGTCTTCAGGCCTACTTTGAGACAGCTGCACAGCCCTTTACTTAAACTTTCTGAATCATATagtagaaaattcacaaaaacaGTTTGCTCATAATTTGTTCACTGGTTAATTTAACTTCTACAAGATGTACAGACCTTATCTATACAGGCTTAAAACATAGATTTTCAAACACATGGAGGTTGATGAATTCCAAACCACTTTGCATTTTAAGGATgactaaaatcagaaatactTTGGGACTAGCTAAAATCATTTTTCTGAATTGTgagagatttatatattttatcttatagAAAAGTTGACAGTCATAGAAAGGTCATTGAAGaccctgtctctgtttctctaccTAGCAATAGTTAGTTTATTGCCTTTTctgtttcatattcttttttgaagaatcacttaatttaatttttttaatgtccatttatttattttgagagcaagagagcgtgagtgggggggaagagcagagagaggagaaagagagaatcccaagcaggctttgcacgctcagtgtagagcccaacatggggcccaatcccacaaactataagaccatgacctgagctgtaatcaagagacagacacccaactgactgagccactcaggtgccacaagaatcacttaattaaaaaaaaaattgggggggcgcccaggtggctcagtcagttaagtatccaacttcagctcaggtcatggtccacagctagtgagtttgagccccacgtcaggctctgtgctgagagctcacttgctagctctctctctctttcaaaaaaaatgaatacatgttaaaaaaattttttttaatttgttttttaacgtgtatttatttttgagaaagagaggcagactgcaaatgggggaggagcagagagggaaagacacaatcggaagcaggcttcaggctctgagcggtcagcacagagcctgatgtggggctcaagcccacaaactgcaagatcgtgacctgagccgaagacggatgcttaactgattgagccacccaggctctccaagaATCACTTAATTTTAGAGCTGGAGGTCATTAAGAGTccagtgtctgtctgtctgtctctctctctttttaatgtttatttatttttgagagagggagagacagtagaagcaggagaggagcagaaagggggagacacagaatctgaagcaggctccaggctctgagctgtcaggacagagcccgacacggggctcgaacctgcaaagtgtgagatcataacctgagccgaagtcagatgcttaacctactgaacccctccagttttttttttcagatgtgaaTATTGAGGACCAGAGAAGTAACTGTTGCAGCGGCATAGTTTACTGCTAGCTCAGAAGCCAGCCCTCTTGAGGAGGCAGCTAACAAa
The window above is part of the Prionailurus bengalensis isolate Pbe53 chromosome C1, Fcat_Pben_1.1_paternal_pri, whole genome shotgun sequence genome. Proteins encoded here:
- the TTLL4 gene encoding tubulin polyglutamylase TTLL4 isoform X2 translates to MASAGTEHYSIGLRQRNGFKQSGPSGTVPAPPPEKPSEGKAWAQAHQQVKPIWKLERKHVGTLSAGLGPGLLGVPPPPAYFFCPSTLCSSGRTAVIAGHSTSCYLHTLPDLFGGTLLYRRSGCRHKPYQQLESFCLRSSLPGKTPFSLPQKSLPVRLTANKAPSYTVSPMAQPMASSSTDPYLSLGAAGENPSGKSLASAISGKIPSPFSPSSPSSPSSPSSPSKPTLNNNSFMRPNSTKVPLSQATEGLKPVSSPKIHLVSWHHSGGTGDCAVQPIEHKVPKSTRTVLDDAPASSTLSAPSSLDMSTTSVASPQYNRSNLTTRAEPHPCGLDGDFVSQALTKEVRFTEAVRKLTARGFEKKPRQGCQFEQSCFMNSSLQCDLLNKNRLWKPPSVGQQFPQEDAGANSRILPRARDTLELDSTVFCTKRISIHLLASHANALSHSPACGSTIDSPPLGEDKTPILPSPSQPLGVADVATRLSSIHLGQLGTEGPKEARELDSPARDIGSATHLQVDLGEAEDLEEELVDGLEDCCSHDENEEEEGDAECSSFSAVSTSESVAVISRSCAEILTKPLSNEKVVRPALIYSLFPNVPPTIYFGTRDERVEKLPWEQRKLLRWKMSTVTPNIVKQTIGRSHFKISKRNDDWLGCWGHHMKSPSFRSIREHQKLNHFPGSFQIGRKDRLWRNLSRMQSRFGKKEFSFFPQSFILPQDAKLLRKAWESSSRQKWIVKPPASARGIGIQVIHKWSQLPKRRPLLVQRYLHKPYLISGSKFDLRIYVYVTSYDPLRIYLFSDGLVRFASCKYSPSMKSLGNKFMHLTNYSVNKKNAEYQANSDETACQGHKWALKALWNYLSQKGINSDAIWEKIKDVVVKTIISSEPYVTSLLKMYVRRPYSCHELFGFDIMLDENLKPWVLEVNISPSLHSNSPLDISIKGQMIRDLLNLAGFVLPNTEDMVSSSSSSSSSSTRLLFGSVLWLSFDTCRLPAQLPQGQMSNDPRTIHCTEDEESLLSDPENS